The Calypte anna isolate BGI_N300 chromosome 20, bCalAnn1_v1.p, whole genome shotgun sequence DNA window ggcagatgctccctgttccctgctcctgctcccaggtATTGTGCTGggaaaaggggtgggggggctgcagcagagcccccCAGGTCCTTTTTGGTGACCCTCCAAAAAGCAGGAGGTTTTCAGGTGGCTCCTGAGCTGGGGGAGGTGTGGGGGTTGGTGCCATTCATCCAAGTTCTTTTTCATGTGGATTGTtttggtgatgatgatgatgatgatgatgatgatgatgatgatgatgattattattattattactattattattattattattattattattattattattattattattattattattattattattattattatcttttcGGGTTTTTCGTTGTTtggtcagggttttttttttcccagtcctcTTGAAATGTTTCTTCCTCCTGAGATAATTTTAATTGTAGAGCACTTTTGCACAAGATGAAGTGATTGTTGAGCTCTGAGTGCCCAGTGGTGGAAGctccagcagggagggagggagggaaaaaaggcaaataaatcaCTCACACGAATCCCTCGGATCCCGGGCTGTACCCAGAGGTGTGTCTGTGCTGGGGAAACAACCCCTGTTTGGTACCCTGCCAAAGGGGGAAAATGGACATTAacacagggaagggaagggaaaggaaaggaaaggaaaggaaaggaaaggaaaggaaaggaaaggaaaggaaagaggaaaggaaaggaaaggaaaggaaaggaaaggaaaggaaaggaaaggaaaagaggaaaggaaaaggaaaggaaaggaaaggaaaggaaaggaaagaggaaaggaagaaaggaaaggaaaggaaagggaaaggaaaggaaaggaaaggaaaggaaaggaaaggaaaggaaaggaaaggaaaggaaaggaaggaaaggaaaaggagaaggaaaggaaaggaaaggaaagaggaaaggaaaggaaaggaaaggaaaggaaaggaaaaaggaaaggaaaggaaaggaaagaaaggaaaaggaaaggaaaggaaaggaaaggaaaggaaaggaaaggaaaggaaaaaggaaaaggaaaggaaaggaaaaggaaaggaaaggaaaggaaaggaaaggaaaggaaaggaaaggaaaggaaaggaaaggaaaggaaaggaaaaaaggaaggaaaggaaaggaaaggaaaggaaaggaaaggaaaggaaaggagaaaggaaaaagggaaaggaaaggaaaggaaaggaaaaggaaggaaggaaaggaaaggaaaggaaaggaaaaggaaaggaaaggaaaggaaaggaaaggaaaggaaaggaaaggaaaggaaaggaaggaaaggaaaggaaaggaaaggaaaggaaaggaaaggaaaggaaaggaaaggaaaggaaaggaaaggaaaggaaaggaaaggaagtttCCATCTGCCTGACCCCAGGAGATGAAGCAGTCAGAGGTGCAGAAGGTGCCTTCCCCCGGACATGTccccagttgctgctgctggggagaacTTTCCCACTCCTCTAAAACTTCCacacccccccctgcccctcatAGAGCCCCTAAAActctccccccacacccccatcCCCAAAGTCCCCTCCCCCGTCTCCCGTTCATACCTGTGTACCCCCAGTCTCACCCCCCTGTACTCGTATCCCCCTCCCAGACTCCCACCCCCCCCACgcccccccctgcacccccaaTTACCCCTCTGCACCCCCAAACTCTCACCCCAAGTACTCCCGGCTTCccctctgtgtcccccccccagaCTCTCCACCCCAGGCTGCCCCGTGTCCCCCTATGCCCCCCAAACTCTCCCCCCCCTCAatcccctcctgtccccccaaACTCTCACTCTCCCCCATCCCGTTTGTCCCCCCAGACACAGGGGGGacccccacagcccccctgcAACCCCACCTGTGTGCCCCCCACACTTCCACGTGTCCCCCCCTTGCCCTCCCCAAACTCCCCCCCCAACATCccccccccagacccctccccaATCCCCCATTCGACCCcaaactccccccccccaatcccCATATCCCCCCACGATCCCCGTGTCCCCCCACACTGTCCCCTCCCCACGatcccccgtgtccccccccccccgttcAGCACCGGGGACAGCTCCAGCCCCGCCTCACACGGGTGGGGGGGTGCGGGGGGTGTAGGGGGGCCCCCCCCATCCCGCACCGCCCGGTTACCCCGCGGTCACGTGGGTCCCGCAGCCCCTATATAGCGCGGTGCCGGGCGGTGCGGGGCGTCCTGCGGGGCGGAGCGGCGGCGAGCGGTGAGCggggggacaggggcagggggTGCACATAACCCCCCCAATACACACACCCCACAtacacccccccctccccatctcctctccgggaccctccacctctcccagccACGGGGAGGGGGGCACCCAAAAAATGgggtgagggaggagggggagggtcCGGTcttgggcagggggagggaggaagggttTGGTGCCTTGAGGGGGGGTCCTGTGACAAGAGGAAGGTCCCAGATCCCCGGGGGGGTTCCCAGGCTCTGGGGGTCTTGTCCCAACAGCCAGGAGTGTCCCATGTGCGGGGAGCAGCCCCATCccgggggagggggcagggggggtcCTACCCCGGGATCAGGAGTGTCCTTCCCACCCCCGCGTTTCAGACccctgagggggggggggtgtcctGTCCCAGGTAGAGGGGAGGGGGTGTCCCACCTGCGGGAGTGGGAGGGGTCCCGTTCcggtgggggtgggtgggtgaggggGCTCCATCCCCAGGGGGTGTCCCCTTTGGGGTGAAGCCTCTCGGGTGGCCCCTGACCgcagcgggggggggggatgtgggggtgcggggtggggttgggggggCTGCTTTTCCAGGAGCGGTGCGATGCGGGTCAGGATGATTTCGGCTGCCTCCGTCCTCGTCCTGCTCTTCCTGCCCTCCGAGACCTGCTCGCCCCTGCAGTGGCCCCGGGGTCCCTCCCGCCGCTTGACCCTCGCCCCCCAACCCACCTGGGAGCCCTGGCCGGCAGCCCCGAGACCCCCGGCTCCCACCGCCGACCCCTTGCCCCACAGACTGTGTCAGCTCCGTGGGGCAGAGCCCACCCCGGATCCCCGCCCCCCGCGGGGGCTGCCGagtgggaagaggagagatggCAAACCCAATTCCCTGGATCTCACCTTCCACCTCCTGCGGGAATTCCTGGAGATGTCCCGGGAGGAGAGACTGGCCCAGAAGGCACTCAGCAAtaagctcctgctgcagagtaTAGGGAAATGAGGAAGGGTCCTGGAAGACAAGGGGGGGAGATAAAGGAAAGTGACCCCGTAGCGAGGGGCCACGGGGGAGTGAGTGG harbors:
- the LOC115599457 gene encoding corticoliberin-like, with the protein product MRVRMISAASVLVLLFLPSETCSPLQWPRGPSRRLTLAPQPTWEPWPAAPRPPAPTADPLPHRLCQLRGAEPTPDPRPPRGLPSGKRRDGKPNSLDLTFHLLREFLEMSREERLAQKALSNKLLLQSIGK